The genomic segment TCACAGATTGCTGTGCTAGTACAGCAGGGTTACAGGCGCACTTTGCCGGGTTGGCGGTACTCAGCCGGAATATTGGTGCGATGCGACTACGCGATGCTGGACTCAGTGGGGGTTCTCTGGCTGCACCTTAGAAGAAAGTGCGATCAAGATGGGAGGCTAGTGAACAAGTCGTTTGTGAACAAGTCGTTTGTCAAGCAAGCCCAATCTAGAGAGGGTATCCATAAGACGGATACCCTCTATGATGAAGACGAATTAGAAGTTGAAGATTCCGTAATAAGCACTAGCAGCTAGAAGCACAATGAGTAAAACTCCGATTGAAGTGCTGACTATATATTGAACAGCGGGTTTTTTAACAGGATTAGAGTTACTCTGGTTTGCAGGGGTTGATTTTTCAGTGTTCATGGCATTTTCATCTCATGTGTATTTCTATTAACTGTTTTATTCAAGAATTTACTCAGCCTCCTCTTCCTGGAGTTATAAAGCCTAAATTCCGTTTTTCCTGGAAATGCTGAAGAGTGACCTAATCAGGAATTCACGAGTACAGCCCGGCGGAAATAAAGCTACCCTTCCAAATCACTGAAATGCTTACACTATAAGCATTTTGGATCTGAAATTTGAATTTGGGATTCCGCAAAGCGGTACTAGAGCCAAAGCTGCCAGCGAGCATCTTCTATCTTAAGGCATCTTATTTCCTCCTACTGGGTTATGATCTATTGCTCATAAATGCCTTAACTTTAGATAGAAGTTGAAACAGATAGTTTTTTTTTATTTTTGGTTAGAACAGGTTGAGATTCCTCATCGACTGAATGCACTTAGAGTTCATTGAGGTGCCAAGATGGAGTACAGTGAATACCTCACTTTCTGCGTTATGGTTCTAGCGTTATTGGGCTGGGCACTTTCGGAGTGTTTGCTCTTTTTGAGTTAATATTAATCAAGCTTTCCGGACTTTCTGGCTTTTTCACCCAATCGGGTGAACTCATCAGGTGAAGCCTTATTCTTGATCACAACCTACGATAACCCTCATACCCACGATTGTTTCGATTTTATAGACGTGAGGTATGTTATGACAAAGATTTGGTAAAGTAACCGGAGCAGTCTATAACATTCAGTAGTTGTGTCTAGCAGCGCGATTGCATAACCGAGAAATTCTTCTCGTTGAGCCAACGCTCAGTGATTGAGAATTTCCAGGATAGGTGATTCGCCTGTCAACTTTCAGGACTAGGATGCTCAAAATTTTTGTTTCACGCTCAAGTTAATGAAGTCTACACGGTTCCACAGTTTAATTGGTTTTTTGCAAGATGAGTTGGCGATTCCGTCGGCTTCTATTGATCTAGCCGTGCGCCATCATCCCGATACCGCCAATGTCTTGCCGATGATTCTTTGGCAATACGGATTGGTGACGTTGGAGCAGTTAGATAGAATTTTTGAGTGGTTAGAAACCGCTTAGCAGCTTTAATGTATGCTTCGCTCCACGCCGACTTCGTTTTGACCACTAGAGGTAGTGAGTGGGAGTGTCACAGTAAATGTTGTTCCCACGTCCATTTGACTGTTGACGGTAATAGAGCCACCATGTAAGTCAACAGCATTTTTGACAACTACTAAACCTAGCCCTGTTCCAGGAAACTTACCGGCATTGTTAGCGCGATGGAATGCTTCAAATAGCCGGGGCTGGTCTTCCTCTGGAATCCCAATACCGTGATCTTGAATCTGAAATTCTAGATGGTTGTCGAGGCAGGTGAGAATAAACTCAATGGTACTACCAGCCGGGGAATACTTGATAGCATTCGAGAGTAAGTTACTAAAAATATGTAGCAAGAGTTTTTCATCCAGATCCACGGAAGTACAAAGACTTAAGTCCGCGTAATTCTGGGATTTACAGCCTGAACCTTGAGACGTAAAGATGATCGTGTGTTGACTACCCGTGGAGAGTTGTAACTCTTCCACCAAATCGTGACAGAACTCAATCACATTCATCGGAGCCGGGTTAAACTCTAATTTCCCAGCTTCAGCTTTACCCACTAGTAAGACATCATCCAACATGTGAGTCATGTGTTTGACGCGGGAGTAAATCCGCTCAAAGTGAACTTGTTTTTTCTGGTCACTCCACTTGTCGCTGTAACACTCCAGTAATTCCGCTGACCCCAAGATGGCAGTCAGAGGAGTGCGAAATTCATGGGATGCCGTAGAAATAAAACGAGATTTGAGTTCATTGAGTTCCTTCTCTTTTCTGAGAGTCTCACGCAGCTCGTCTTCTACCTGTTTACGTTCTGTAATATTACGTATAATCGCCACGACTTCATTCCCTTCACACACCGCTAACCGCGCTTCCCAATAAGATGTGTGTCCTTGCCAAGACCACTGATACTCCAAAACTTGTAGTTCACCCGTTTGTTGAGCTTGTTCCATACCATCCACAAAGGGTTGAGCGATGGAACTGGGCAGAACTTCCTCTACTTTTTTGCCCAGGAAGTCAGCCTCACACAGGAACAACTGACTCTCTTTTGGCGCTTGGTAGTTCACCAACACACCATCTCGATTGATGCGAAACATCAAGTCGGGAATGGCATTTAACAGGGCACGATTGGTGGCAACACTGCTGAGCAGTGCTTTTTGTGTACATTCCTGCTTAACCACGGTCTGCTCTAACTTAGCGAGATTAAGGCGTAGCTCTAGCTGGCTGATCACTTGCCGCCCCAAAGCTTGAAGAGCGGTGATCTGCTGGCTGGTTAACTGGCGTGGAACCCGGTCAATCACACAAAGCGTGCCCAGGGGGAAGTGATCCGGCGTAACGAGGGGAACTCCTGAATAAAACCGAATGTTTGGGTCACGTACAACTAGCGGATTGGAAGCAAAGCGCTCATCCTCTAAAGCATCGGGCACAATCAGTGGCTCCGAAGGCGAGAGAATTGCATGAGAGCAGAAAGCCATGTCTCTAGGTGTTTCTGTGGCTTCCAGCCCTACTTTTGACTTAAACCACTGCCGTTTTTCATCAATTAAACTGACTAAGGCGATGGGTGTGTCACAAATCGAGGCGGCTAGCACGGTCAGATCGTCAAATGCTTGTTCCGGTAATGTATCCAGGACTTGATAGCGCTGGAGTGCCTGAAGCCGTTGAATCTCATTTTCAGGGTATGGCGCGGGCTGGGCTTTTGGTGTGGGAAGCGCCTGCAATCCGGGGGTAGGTGTTCTCATGTTTTCCTGTCGCCGGGAGAACTGGAAAAACGAAGACAAGGAGTTGTTCAGCGCTTGCTGTGTATGGCGGAGAGCTTTAGGAATAATACTCAAAATTTTGCTATCTATCCTTAATTCGAGGGGGATTTGAGAGTAGATGCGGTGCTATCTCAACTTCATAGTTGAACCCAAGGAACCGAGGAGTGAAGCTCTAGTTCTTTCTTAATGAAAGGTCAAAAAAAATATATTCTGCAACCGTATATTTACGGAGGGGGCTTGGTATTGAACTCACCGAGGTGTTTGTTTGGCTCTCTCGTGCGTTGGTGACATCGCCTCTGATAGCGTCGGTTCAGTAATCCCAAAAGGCCGATTTTTCTTAGGGGTAGTGCCTTAGGGAACAGCCCTAAAACTTTTGATGGGCAAGCATAACCGAAGATGAGCCTGAGGAGATTGCCCCTACCATTAATGAATCGATGCTGTCGCTAACGTATTAACGGGGTGATGAGTTAGTTTTCGCGCTAACGTTGGAGAAAAGATTTGCGTTCACCCGAGAGACTGAATACAAACTCTGTCTAGCCTAAATATCAATTACCAAAAAAAATGCCCTCTCGTTCCCATCGAAGCGAGAGGGTTTCAGTGTCCAAAGGCTTATATTTAAAGAGTAAAGAATAAGTGTGAAGAATTTGTGAAAATTTCAAACGAGATGGCTTTTGAATGGTTTTGATGCGCGGAATGCTCACAAAGAACTGTCACTACCAGAGGCAATGGCGGCTAAAGCTTCTGAGTCTAACACCATAATCTTACCCCCACGACTGTACGTGACAACTGACTGAATCGTCTTAAATAACCGCACGCACTCTTCATAGGTAATCCCGATACTGCGGGCAATTTGATAGTAGGAAAGTTTGATGTTCAAGCGCTGACCCTCAGGAGTGATTTCGGTTCCAGAGTGAGAAGCAAAATACTGAATGAACTGTGCCAATCGCACGATCGCTCGCTCGGAGACTAATCCATGAACAGTATCATGCAGCAGTTGGAGTCGCTGATTGAATACACTCAACATTCGCAAAGCGATCTCAGGCGTTTGGCGAATAGCCTCTACTAAGCCATCACGTTCAATCGTGAGAATGTGGCAATTTGTCTCGGCGGTGACAGCGGCGGGAGCGATACCATTGCCAAAAATAGCGGGTGCTGCAAAAATTTCTCCAGCGAATAAGGTGCGGAGAATGGTTTCCTTGCCAGTGGGCGCTGTCTTCGTGACACGCAAAGAACCCTGGAGCAGACTGTACAGTTTTGAGGAAAGGCGATCGCCTTCTTGCATGAGGATTTCCCCTCGCTGGTATTGCTGAACTTGGCTAAAGGGTTGTAATCGTTCTAACTCTGAAGGTTCTAAATCCCGAAAAACCAGAATTTGAGAGAGTTCCTCGACGGTTGCTTGCAAGGTTATCTTAAAATGTTGCAGGTTGGAGGTTAAATGTGGAAATCAAAATTTCATACTTCATACTTTAGCCTTGATTATTTAACTAAGGTTGATTCAGCCTCTCCTAAAGCTCCAATAATGACGAACTTGCCGTACAATTTAGTTCGGGTGCCGCAAATTTTTAGATCAATCTGTCTGCCATCTTTTCGTTGCCCTTGAAATCGACATAAAAGGCGTTGAAGTTGTCCCTGGAGACATTGATTAATTTGCGTAGCAATAAAATCACGATTATTGGGGGTAACGAGGTTGAGTACTGAATCCAACGAGATGAGTTCCCCAAAGGTATACCCAAAAATTTCAGCAAACCGATGGTTAACGTAGAGAAAATTTCCATCCCCAAACATGATAAAAATGCCGAGCTTCGATAATTCATCTTCAGTGGTTATCTCTTCTTCAAGGAGATGTAATTCTTTATGCTGTAATTCTGAGTCAGACTGTCGGAATTTACTATAGAGTTCGGCATTTTCCAGAATTATAGCCATTTGCTGAGCGGTTATCTGCATCAAACGTGCGGAATCGGGAGTAAAGTGTCCTGGCTGTGAGTGCATGAGCGTGAGAACACCAAGTAATAGCTTACCCTTGAGGATTGGAACACACAGGGCAGAGCGAACTTGGTAAGGCTGATTGTGTAGTGTGATCCACCGCTCATCGTTCAAGGTGTCGGCGATTAATCCAACTTGGCGGTGTCGAACAACCCAGCCGGCTAACCCTTTGTTTAAAACTTCGCCAATCAGTCGTTGTTTTTGTGCTCGGATGGTAGCACCGCGAGCTAGGATACTCTCCGTGACAATACCAGACTCATCGAGTAAAAATAGACTCCCTTCTTCAGCGCTAGTGATGCGACGAGCAATGCTCAGAGTTTGTTGCAATAAACCCCTTAACATCAATGTTCCATTTGATGTTTGCAGCATGGTTACTAAGCTCCTCAGGAGTTCCTGCTGAGCATCAAACGCGGTTTTTACGCTTTTAAGGTGGGCAACTTCTCGGCGTAGTTCAGTTATTTCTTGAATGAGTGGGTTTTGTGTTGGGCTGCGATCGCTCATCTTTCCCTCGTTAGTAAAATGCACCTTAGCTGAAAGCTGGTAATGATGGTTCAGGAGGCTTTGTCGAACAGGCAGGACGCCTGTCGCGTAGGGTATCTCAATGCCCAACTCAGTGCTATCAGCTTTCTATTTTGACTTATTACTAACTTAAAGGCTAAACAGGTTGTTTAACCGTTTGCGAACCCAAGCTACAGGATTTTTATCATCCTCTGCCGCATCCACTAACCCCATCGCTCGCAACTGCTGTTGCCGCTCCGCTAATTCTTCTCGATGCTTGCCTAACTCTTCAATGATAATTTCGGCTAACTCAGGCTGTTCGTGCAAGAGTCTTTCAAATCCCTTGTTGTTGATCACAAATAGAATAGTATCTTCTAATGCTCGAACTGATGCTGTCCGGGGAATGCCTAACATCAAAGAAAGTTCCCCAAAAAAACTACCTGTTTCCAGGGTGGTTAGCTGCTTATCCAACTTTTCGACAAACACTTCTATGGAACCCGAAAGAATAATATAAAAAGCATCCCCTGGATCGCCTTCTCGAAATAAGATAGTGGATTCTACTAGACGTTTCCGATACCCAATTTCAATCAATTGCCGCAATTCTAAGTCAGTAAAATTTTGGAAATAAGTAACTTGCCTGAGCAAATCTTTAATCGCTAAGGGCTTTGATACTTGTTTGGGTAATTCTTCCTGCACCATTTGGGCTGTATCTTGTCCATTCCTCCTAGAACTCAGTCTTGAGGTGAAGACTTCAGGATTGCGAAACCACAAATCCATTTGTGGGAAGGGAATCGTGATTCCTTGTTGGCGTAAATTATACTCAATGATAAAGTTCAAGGAGCTTTTAATCTGAGCTTCCCGATCAATTCGATTTACCCACACCCATAGTTCAAAACCTAATGAGTTATCCATAAAGCTTGTAAAAACAACTTCAGGAGTTGGCTCATGAAATACAGCTTTTTCCATATAAGCTGACTTTAAAAGAATTTCTGTTACGACGACTGGATCGCTGTCATAGGAAACACCAACAGGAATTTTAATCCTTGATTTGAAGCCATCATAGCTCCAGTTTACAATTCTATCCTCTGCCATTTTGCTATTAGGAACAACGACATAGGCTCCATCCCGTGTGCGAATTAAAGTAGAGCGAATCGAAATCTCTCTGATAAAGCCTGAAAGTGTATCAAGTTGAACAAAGTCTCCAACCTTTAGCTTTCTTTCCAGCAATAAGGTTAAACCACTGACAAAGTTTTTTGTTGCGTCTTGTAAACCTAAACCAATTCCCACACCTAAGCCTCCCGCTAAGACAGCTAAAGAAGCGAGGTTAAAGCCCGTTGTTTGCAGGACGACGATTAATCCTAAGGTACCGAAGCTATAGCTGATGATTGTTGCGATAGCTTCTCGATTCCCTTCATCAATTTTCAGTCTAACAAGCAGCCGTTGCTTAAGTAAATTCTTGCAAGCACGAGTAAGGAAAACGACAAACAGTAATGATAGTATTAGTTGAACTATCGAACCAATCGATATAGGAGTATCCCCAAGTTTAAATAGGGGAGCCACTAGCATTTGGTAGATTTTTGTCAAGATTTCTTGTGGCATATTGTTCATTGCTGTCTGTTCTGTGTCCTCAATATTGAAATCCAATCATTTTGGACTTGTTGCTCAACTACCGATTTTAAAAGTATTATAAAATTCATTAACAAGATTAATTTACAAAAATTGATTTTCATTGAATAGAAAATTTGCTGTTGGAATTCCATCTAATAGTCAGTCACTCAATTGTGAGCCTCAATTGAGTAGCAAAAAATAACCGCTCTTTCTAAGAAAGAGGAGCATACAGTTAGAATATGACTGCGATTTTTAAATGAATTCCATAGAGCAAACGAGGCGAAAGGGACGACAAGAAGTAGGCGATACGGAAAAAATGACTCTCTAAACAGTCCTGACAGAGGAACGTGGAGACATCTTGATTCAAGCCTTTTCTATTTTTTCCGGAGGCAAAAAATTTCCTCTGCTCCTTGTAGGGGGTGAGGCTTATCCCTATGAAAACGGCTGTGATACCAGTTCTCTACACGATTACTAGACATACGAGGGAATGGAGGGTGGGGATGAGAGAGCGCCAATTACCAATTACCGCTAAAGAGCGACTCAAGTCTAGCAGAGAAAAAGAGAAATGGTAGAAGTCAACGAAAATTAATAAACTGAAGAAGAAAATTCAAGCTACCTCTTTAGTGTTCAATTCTGGGACACTCATCAGCTTTTAGCGCTGAGAAGCACTATATTTGTAAAGGTTATTTAACATGGATTCTATATCTGGCGGTAAGGAAGTGAAATGGATACAAAAATTTCCATTATCTGTGTCTCTTTCTATGACCTTGGCATAAATATCTTCACTGGCTGAGTCTGGGGTATTGTGGTTTAATAAATTGAATTTAATATTACTTAAAGCAACGATAGAAGATTGAGACCTGACTTCAGCCCCTTTGGCAGAAAGCTTGACTAAATTGCCTTTTAACATAACAGCACTAACATGCTTTCCATCGAGAATAGCGTATTGGATCGGAATAACTGCATCCAGGGGAAAGAATTCTTCTTCTTGTTGTTTTAAAAATAGATTATATTCCCCACCAATTCCGACAACATCATAGATAGTGACGGGTTTTTTAACACCTTTGGTGTAGACCTCTTTTTGCCCCTCTACTTTAACAATTGAGCCGGCCTCTTTTAACGTTAATTCTGAGATCAGGACTTGACCACCTACTGTATAAGATTCAATGCGGTAAGTCAGATTAACTTGGCTACCGACAACACCATACTTGCTACGCTTTTCGGAGCCAATATTTCCCACGACTACATCACCCGTATTGATGCCAATGCCCATTTCCAGGTGGGGCAAGTCTAATTGCTTTATTTTTTCATTAACCGAATCCATGGCTAGTTGCATCGCAATTCCACAGGCGATCGCTCTTTGAGCATCGTCCTCTCTCGCCGTAGGAGCACCAAACAGAACCAAGATTCCATCCCCCATAAACTCATCAATAGTTCCCTGGTATTGAGTAATCACATCTGCCATGCAGCCCAAGTAGAGGTTGAGAACTTTAATCACCTCTTCTGGAGATAAGCGTTCAGACAAAGCTGTGAATCCTCTTAAATCGGACGTCAGAATCGTAATTTTTCGCCTCTCGCCGCCGAGTTTTAATCCTTCAGGATGTTCAAGTAAATTAGCAACCACTTCATCCGTCAAATAGCGCCCAAACGTCTTACGAATTCCTCTAGCCGTTTGGGCGATGTAAGCCATAATGACAAACGCAGAACCCGACAAAGCTAAGACGGGTGGGATAACCGGTATCCACCATCCCCCAACAAAGGCTATGTAAGTGCTACCGGCCAACGTTCCGCCCGCCAGAATTGGCCCAAATGCCCGATGGATGGAAAAATTGGTCACCCCACCCGTGTAACGTCCCTGCCAACTTAAAACGCCACCTACGGT from the Microcoleus sp. AS-A8 genome contains:
- a CDS encoding DUF2949 domain-containing protein, with the protein product MKSTRFHSLIGFLQDELAIPSASIDLAVRHHPDTANVLPMILWQYGLVTLEQLDRIFEWLETA
- a CDS encoding ATP-binding protein; the protein is MRTPTPGLQALPTPKAQPAPYPENEIQRLQALQRYQVLDTLPEQAFDDLTVLAASICDTPIALVSLIDEKRQWFKSKVGLEATETPRDMAFCSHAILSPSEPLIVPDALEDERFASNPLVVRDPNIRFYSGVPLVTPDHFPLGTLCVIDRVPRQLTSQQITALQALGRQVISQLELRLNLAKLEQTVVKQECTQKALLSSVATNRALLNAIPDLMFRINRDGVLVNYQAPKESQLFLCEADFLGKKVEEVLPSSIAQPFVDGMEQAQQTGELQVLEYQWSWQGHTSYWEARLAVCEGNEVVAIIRNITERKQVEDELRETLRKEKELNELKSRFISTASHEFRTPLTAILGSAELLECYSDKWSDQKKQVHFERIYSRVKHMTHMLDDVLLVGKAEAGKLEFNPAPMNVIEFCHDLVEELQLSTGSQHTIIFTSQGSGCKSQNYADLSLCTSVDLDEKLLLHIFSNLLSNAIKYSPAGSTIEFILTCLDNHLEFQIQDHGIGIPEEDQPRLFEAFHRANNAGKFPGTGLGLVVVKNAVDLHGGSITVNSQMDVGTTFTVTLPLTTSSGQNEVGVERSIH
- a CDS encoding Crp/Fnr family transcriptional regulator, whose translation is MQATVEELSQILVFRDLEPSELERLQPFSQVQQYQRGEILMQEGDRLSSKLYSLLQGSLRVTKTAPTGKETILRTLFAGEIFAAPAIFGNGIAPAAVTAETNCHILTIERDGLVEAIRQTPEIALRMLSVFNQRLQLLHDTVHGLVSERAIVRLAQFIQYFASHSGTEITPEGQRLNIKLSYYQIARSIGITYEECVRLFKTIQSVVTYSRGGKIMVLDSEALAAIASGSDSSL
- a CDS encoding GAF domain-containing protein, which gives rise to MSDRSPTQNPLIQEITELRREVAHLKSVKTAFDAQQELLRSLVTMLQTSNGTLMLRGLLQQTLSIARRITSAEEGSLFLLDESGIVTESILARGATIRAQKQRLIGEVLNKGLAGWVVRHRQVGLIADTLNDERWITLHNQPYQVRSALCVPILKGKLLLGVLTLMHSQPGHFTPDSARLMQITAQQMAIILENAELYSKFRQSDSELQHKELHLLEEEITTEDELSKLGIFIMFGDGNFLYVNHRFAEIFGYTFGELISLDSVLNLVTPNNRDFIATQINQCLQGQLQRLLCRFQGQRKDGRQIDLKICGTRTKLYGKFVIIGALGEAESTLVK
- a CDS encoding mechanosensitive ion channel → MNNMPQEILTKIYQMLVAPLFKLGDTPISIGSIVQLILSLLFVVFLTRACKNLLKQRLLVRLKIDEGNREAIATIISYSFGTLGLIVVLQTTGFNLASLAVLAGGLGVGIGLGLQDATKNFVSGLTLLLERKLKVGDFVQLDTLSGFIREISIRSTLIRTRDGAYVVVPNSKMAEDRIVNWSYDGFKSRIKIPVGVSYDSDPVVVTEILLKSAYMEKAVFHEPTPEVVFTSFMDNSLGFELWVWVNRIDREAQIKSSLNFIIEYNLRQQGITIPFPQMDLWFRNPEVFTSRLSSRRNGQDTAQMVQEELPKQVSKPLAIKDLLRQVTYFQNFTDLELRQLIEIGYRKRLVESTILFREGDPGDAFYIILSGSIEVFVEKLDKQLTTLETGSFFGELSLMLGIPRTASVRALEDTILFVINNKGFERLLHEQPELAEIIIEELGKHREELAERQQQLRAMGLVDAAEDDKNPVAWVRKRLNNLFSL
- a CDS encoding adenylate/guanylate cyclase domain-containing protein; its protein translation is MRERFKRVLWNWRGVWITAPTTAALVILLRMLGLLQPWEWAAYDQYFRLRPPEPQDKRIVIVGIDEADIRAIGQPIIPDEIYARLLEKLKAMQPRAIGLDIYRDLPVEPGHEKLVQVFKSTPNLIGIQKVVGNNSREAVAPPPVLKAKGQVGSNDLIVDADNKVRRDLLFVQTPKGEMMPSLGMYLALLYLEKEGIQIQEIPGTTDWRLGKTTFARFQSNDGGYIRADDGGFQVLLNYRGSSNRFTIVPMRDILNDKVAKDWGRDRIILIGGVSETFPDLYFTPYSSSLLSSPERMAGVEIHANIASQILSAAVEGRSLLKSWPEPLEWLWILLWATVGGVLSWQGRYTGGVTNFSIHRAFGPILAGGTLAGSTYIAFVGGWWIPVIPPVLALSGSAFVIMAYIAQTARGIRKTFGRYLTDEVVANLLEHPEGLKLGGERRKITILTSDLRGFTALSERLSPEEVIKVLNLYLGCMADVITQYQGTIDEFMGDGILVLFGAPTAREDDAQRAIACGIAMQLAMDSVNEKIKQLDLPHLEMGIGINTGDVVVGNIGSEKRSKYGVVGSQVNLTYRIESYTVGGQVLISELTLKEAGSIVKVEGQKEVYTKGVKKPVTIYDVVGIGGEYNLFLKQQEEEFFPLDAVIPIQYAILDGKHVSAVMLKGNLVKLSAKGAEVRSQSSIVALSNIKFNLLNHNTPDSASEDIYAKVIERDTDNGNFCIHFTSLPPDIESMLNNLYKYSASQR